From Neobacillus sp. PS2-9, the proteins below share one genomic window:
- a CDS encoding Wzz/FepE/Etk N-terminal domain-containing protein: MDKTIRLTDIFKTLKKRWMLIMLVLLSATTLSGILSFFVLTPVYQASTQILVNQKDSQNQLDESRLRSNVDLINTYSVIVKSPRILEKVINKLELRQSVEQLTKNISVTSQENSQVFSLTVENSNAALAVKIANTISETFQKEILDIMNVNNVSILAEAKIKKNPVPVKPNPLFNITIGVVIGLLAGIGLAILLDFLDSTLKDDQDVVELLGMPVLGAIPKMPKNESKGKKTSTNQKMGSETVAS; encoded by the coding sequence ATGGATAAAACAATTAGATTAACTGATATCTTTAAAACGCTAAAAAAGCGTTGGATGTTAATTATGCTCGTGCTATTGTCAGCAACAACCTTGAGTGGCATCCTTTCGTTTTTTGTATTAACACCTGTATATCAGGCATCTACACAAATCCTTGTCAATCAGAAGGATTCTCAAAATCAATTGGATGAGTCCCGGTTACGAAGTAATGTGGATTTAATTAATACGTATAGTGTGATCGTAAAGAGCCCACGCATATTGGAAAAAGTAATAAATAAATTGGAACTTAGACAAAGTGTAGAGCAGCTTACTAAAAATATTTCGGTAACTAGCCAAGAAAATTCACAGGTCTTTTCGTTGACGGTTGAGAATAGCAACGCTGCTCTGGCAGTTAAAATAGCAAATACCATTTCTGAAACATTTCAAAAGGAAATTCTAGACATAATGAATGTTAATAACGTGAGCATTCTTGCAGAGGCAAAAATAAAAAAGAATCCTGTTCCCGTTAAACCCAATCCATTATTTAATATCACAATTGGAGTGGTGATTGGGTTATTAGCAGGTATTGGGCTTGCCATCCTATTGGATTTCCTGGACAGTACATTAAAGGATGATCAAGATGTTGTAGAACTATTAGGAATGCCAGTACTAGGAGCAATTCCTAAAATGCCAAAAAACGAAAGCAAAGGAAAAAAAACCTCAACAAATCAAAAGATGGGGAGTGAAACAGTTGCTTCGTAA
- a CDS encoding CpsB/CapC family capsule biosynthesis tyrosine phosphatase → MYILIDIHSHILPGIDDGPPDFVRSLAMAKQAANAGITHLFATPHHMNGRYENLKGNIMKYVQDFNAQLEQENIPLLVHPGQELRVNRELFISLEMEEVMTLDNKGQYLLLELPSGEVPNYTQEVVYELLLKGITPIIVHPERNKGFLEDNNLLVDLVLEGALTQVTAGSIIGHFGKKVKTFAERIIEHHLTHFIATDAHNITTRGFQLIGAYEAITKGFGIDHTFYFQENAELLLLGQYPQKEQPIPIRKKFLGIF, encoded by the coding sequence ATGTATATTTTGATTGATATACACAGTCATATTCTACCGGGAATTGATGACGGTCCTCCAGATTTTGTTCGGAGTTTAGCTATGGCAAAACAGGCAGCTAATGCAGGAATTACCCACCTTTTTGCCACTCCGCATCACATGAACGGTCGTTATGAAAATTTAAAAGGAAATATCATGAAATATGTACAAGATTTTAATGCACAGCTTGAACAGGAGAATATTCCCCTACTTGTGCATCCAGGGCAAGAATTAAGAGTGAACCGGGAATTATTTATTTCCCTTGAAATGGAAGAAGTGATGACCCTTGATAATAAAGGACAATATCTATTGTTAGAACTGCCGTCAGGGGAGGTTCCTAACTACACGCAAGAGGTAGTCTATGAGCTTTTATTGAAAGGAATCACTCCCATTATCGTCCATCCGGAGAGAAATAAAGGCTTTTTAGAGGATAACAATCTATTAGTTGATCTCGTTCTAGAGGGAGCATTAACTCAAGTGACAGCAGGCAGCATAATCGGCCATTTTGGAAAAAAGGTAAAGACTTTTGCTGAAAGAATTATTGAGCACCATTTAACCCACTTCATCGCAACTGATGCTCATAATATTACTACGAGAGGTTTTCAACTCATTGGGGCATATGAAGCAATAACAAAAGGCTTTGGTATAGACCACACCTTTTATTTTCAAGAAAATGCCGAATTACTCCTGCTTGGGCAATACCCTCAAAAAGAGCAGCCTATTCCAATAAGGAAGAAGTTCTTAGGAATTTTTTAA
- a CDS encoding O-antigen ligase family protein — MNYSLEVIDSHKNSNILFTMALFSMAILLHQSQVIFGVNISFADLFCVLIFIVFILNKQLLIPVTPVIYFLVVSIVVLLTSIFYIPSQFMYTPNPMEIVSDYAKLAAILVYFIFGYNLSRNDHMVDILKWYSFFGMLIGGIGLVFTVLNIHTDILFYGGVRYKGLMIDPNYFSILQVTSLVYITRVKSIKMKYKYAAVLITALAVLISGSKTGILTFSSYVMLRVIEYLLTYKKKAFSVVVQLFTIGLIILAIPIVFSFLQNLVSFLSTTVPSFARIEPLFTDFNGALSENGSGRNITWKVALQIIQLSPVIGVGIGTYTTIAVEMFHQSDISHNTFLQLSAEWGIPLAFTFFAYVFFIIGKASTVSDSPDFENNLIFRDIIIILLIGSMAISLNNARILWLVFGALVSSLDRNQICKKTGGKYV; from the coding sequence GTGAACTATTCACTAGAAGTAATCGATAGTCATAAAAATAGTAATATCTTGTTTACAATGGCACTCTTTTCTATGGCTATATTACTACATCAATCCCAAGTTATTTTTGGGGTAAATATTTCATTTGCAGATTTATTTTGTGTCCTTATTTTTATCGTTTTCATACTTAATAAACAGTTGTTAATACCGGTAACACCAGTTATATATTTTTTAGTTGTTTCCATTGTGGTTTTGTTAACTTCTATTTTCTATATTCCATCACAATTTATGTATACTCCAAACCCAATGGAAATTGTTAGTGACTATGCAAAATTGGCAGCTATATTGGTCTATTTTATTTTTGGATATAATTTGTCCAGAAACGATCATATGGTAGATATTTTAAAGTGGTACTCTTTTTTCGGTATGTTAATTGGGGGAATAGGATTAGTTTTTACTGTGCTAAACATTCATACAGATATTCTATTTTATGGAGGGGTTAGGTATAAAGGACTAATGATTGACCCTAACTACTTTTCCATCCTTCAAGTAACGTCTCTAGTTTATATTACTAGGGTGAAGAGCATAAAAATGAAGTATAAGTATGCCGCAGTTCTCATTACAGCATTAGCAGTTTTAATATCAGGCTCAAAAACAGGAATCCTTACATTTTCTAGTTATGTAATGCTGAGGGTAATAGAATATTTATTAACTTACAAGAAAAAAGCATTCTCAGTTGTTGTTCAGTTATTTACAATTGGTCTAATAATTTTGGCCATTCCCATAGTATTTAGTTTTCTGCAGAATTTGGTGAGTTTCCTCAGTACTACTGTACCTTCCTTTGCGAGAATTGAGCCTCTTTTTACTGATTTTAATGGCGCACTTTCAGAAAATGGTTCTGGAAGGAATATTACTTGGAAGGTTGCTTTACAAATCATTCAACTCTCCCCAGTAATAGGGGTTGGAATTGGAACGTACACGACTATTGCCGTTGAAATGTTCCATCAAAGTGATATCTCACATAACACCTTTTTACAGTTGTCTGCTGAGTGGGGAATTCCTTTAGCTTTTACCTTCTTTGCCTATGTATTTTTTATCATAGGGAAGGCTTCAACTGTGTCGGATTCACCCGATTTTGAGAATAACCTGATTTTCCGAGATATTATTATCATCCTATTGATTGGGTCAATGGCTATTTCATTGAATAATGCGCGAATCCTATGGCTGGTTTTTGGGGCGCTAGTTTCTTCTTTAGATAGGAATCAAATATGCAAAAAAACGGGGGGGAAATATGTTTAA
- the murJ gene encoding murein biosynthesis integral membrane protein MurJ produces MKKTVLILMLVTIISKVLGFARDIVLSYFYGASDISDVYLISLTIPTVIFAFVGKGISVGFIPMYTRIESKNGTERANQYTNNVINFVLIVCTAIFIVGLFFTEPIVKLFASGFEGKTLELTVTFTRITLIGVYFTGVNYVYLAYLQIKGVFVIPALMGLPANIIMVASIIVSSHKNIYLLSVGSLIAIFSQFLLLFIFSYKSNYRYKPKLDYRDENIRKMAILALPAILGTSVTQINLLIDRTIASKLEVGGIAALNYASTLSVVIIGIFVLSISSVLYPKISKLSADNKITEMKTVLSGAIGAVNILVLPAAVGCMIFSGPIVEFLYGRGNFDSHALNMTSNALFYFSIGIVGLSHREILSNTFYSLQDTKTPMINAAIAMILNIVLNLTLSKYLGIGGLALATSISTIFCTILLVFNLRKRIGNLGLTGVSISFLKILIASLAMGGLSKYIYSLLLNKFNLDISLIISVCIGAVVYFILIYLFKIKEMKMIIGEIKGKLRPLTESEAAEI; encoded by the coding sequence ATGAAAAAAACGGTTCTTATTTTAATGTTAGTAACGATCATTTCGAAAGTTCTAGGATTTGCAAGAGATATAGTATTATCCTATTTCTATGGTGCTTCTGATATAAGTGATGTTTACTTAATTTCCTTGACAATTCCTACTGTCATATTTGCCTTTGTGGGTAAAGGGATATCTGTTGGGTTTATTCCTATGTATACCCGAATAGAAAGTAAAAATGGAACAGAAAGAGCGAATCAGTATACCAATAACGTTATTAATTTTGTACTTATAGTATGTACGGCTATTTTTATAGTAGGATTATTTTTTACAGAGCCTATTGTAAAATTATTTGCTTCTGGCTTTGAAGGTAAGACACTAGAACTGACAGTAACATTTACTCGAATCACGTTAATAGGGGTTTATTTTACCGGGGTTAATTATGTGTATTTAGCATATCTCCAAATTAAAGGTGTATTTGTCATTCCAGCACTTATGGGGTTACCAGCAAATATTATTATGGTTGCTTCTATCATTGTTAGCTCACATAAGAATATCTACTTATTATCAGTAGGAAGTTTAATAGCAATTTTTTCACAATTTTTACTTCTATTCATTTTTAGTTATAAAAGTAATTATAGATATAAACCAAAATTAGATTATCGAGATGAAAATATTAGGAAAATGGCCATTTTAGCATTACCGGCTATATTAGGTACTTCAGTTACACAGATTAATTTATTAATTGACCGCACAATAGCTTCTAAGCTAGAAGTGGGAGGAATAGCGGCATTAAATTATGCAAGTACATTAAGTGTAGTCATAATTGGGATTTTTGTTTTATCGATTAGTTCCGTACTTTATCCCAAAATATCTAAATTGTCTGCTGATAATAAAATTACAGAAATGAAAACAGTATTATCTGGGGCAATTGGTGCTGTCAACATACTCGTGTTACCTGCGGCTGTTGGATGTATGATTTTTTCTGGACCGATCGTTGAGTTTTTATATGGTAGAGGGAATTTTGACTCACATGCTTTGAATATGACATCAAATGCACTTTTCTATTTCTCAATTGGAATTGTTGGGTTAAGTCATAGGGAAATTTTATCGAATACCTTTTATTCTCTTCAAGATACGAAAACTCCTATGATAAACGCGGCCATAGCAATGATTTTAAATATTGTTTTGAATTTGACCTTATCCAAGTATTTAGGAATCGGCGGATTAGCCCTGGCAACAAGTATATCTACTATCTTCTGCACAATTCTCTTAGTATTTAATCTCAGAAAAAGAATAGGGAATCTTGGTCTAACGGGTGTGTCAATTTCCTTTTTGAAAATATTAATTGCGTCACTAGCTATGGGGGGACTAAGTAAATATATTTATAGCTTACTACTTAATAAGTTTAATCTAGATATCTCTTTAATAATTTCAGTATGTATAGGTGCAGTTGTGTACTTTATACTTATTTACTTATTTAAAATTAAGGAAATGAAAATGATAATTGGTGAAATAAAAGGGAAATTGAGACCATTAACGGAAAGTGAAGCTGCTGAAATATAA
- a CDS encoding aminotransferase class I/II-fold pyridoxal phosphate-dependent enzyme yields MLHTTTDRRIFLSSPHMSGKEMNFINEAFETNWVAPLGPNVDAFEMEVAGYIGMNGAVAVSSGTAAIHLALSLLDVQKGDTVFCSSLTFVASANPILYQGAEPIFIDSERDTWNMSPIALEEALEEAVAENKLPKAVIIVNLYGQSAKMHELVSICRKFHVPIIEDAAESLGAKYKGKPSGTFGEFGIFSFNGNKIITTSGGGMLVSNNTEALRQARFLATQARDPAPHYQHSKLGYNYRMSNILAGIGRSQLEVLDARINARRAIFNTYQQELAHISSISFMQELEDTFSTRWLTAITINKEETNVSPKELIAALEEENIEARPVWKPLQLQPLFNKNKYYPHAENESVSEELFQTGICLPSGSNLTVQEQLRVIECIKKTFNSL; encoded by the coding sequence TTGTTACATACAACCACAGATCGGAGAATATTTCTTTCATCACCACATATGAGCGGTAAGGAAATGAATTTTATTAATGAGGCATTTGAAACGAATTGGGTTGCTCCATTAGGGCCAAATGTAGATGCATTTGAAATGGAAGTAGCAGGATATATTGGAATGAATGGAGCAGTTGCAGTTAGTTCAGGAACGGCAGCGATCCATTTGGCCCTCTCTTTATTAGATGTCCAAAAAGGCGATACTGTTTTTTGCTCTAGTCTAACATTTGTTGCAAGTGCCAATCCCATCTTATATCAAGGCGCGGAGCCTATATTCATTGATTCAGAACGAGATACGTGGAATATGTCACCGATTGCATTAGAAGAAGCATTAGAAGAAGCGGTTGCTGAAAATAAATTACCTAAAGCAGTAATCATAGTAAATCTTTATGGACAGTCTGCCAAAATGCATGAATTAGTATCTATTTGTAGGAAGTTTCATGTCCCTATTATTGAAGATGCTGCCGAGTCACTAGGAGCTAAATATAAAGGTAAACCTAGTGGGACATTTGGGGAATTTGGTATCTTTTCTTTCAATGGAAATAAGATTATTACAACATCAGGCGGAGGCATGCTCGTTTCCAATAATACAGAGGCGTTAAGGCAAGCTCGTTTCCTAGCAACTCAAGCTAGAGACCCTGCTCCTCATTATCAGCATAGCAAGCTAGGTTATAACTATCGAATGAGTAATATATTGGCGGGAATTGGCAGAAGTCAGTTAGAGGTCTTGGATGCAAGAATTAATGCTAGAAGAGCAATTTTTAATACCTACCAACAGGAGCTTGCACACATCTCTTCTATTTCTTTCATGCAAGAGTTAGAAGATACTTTTTCAACTAGATGGCTGACTGCTATTACGATTAACAAGGAAGAAACCAACGTCTCTCCCAAGGAGTTAATTGCTGCTTTAGAAGAGGAGAATATTGAAGCGAGGCCTGTTTGGAAACCGCTTCAGTTACAGCCCCTCTTTAATAAAAATAAGTATTATCCACATGCTGAGAACGAAAGTGTGTCCGAAGAATTGTTCCAAACAGGAATTTGTTTACCCTCAGGTTCAAATTTGACAGTCCAAGAACAATTGCGGGTCATTGAATGTATTAAGAAAACATTCAATAGTTTGTAA
- a CDS encoding SGNH/GDSL hydrolase family protein: protein MKKFLVLFMAVLCIAVLVFGHTYWKNKSKAAEIEGRSAVEKLLEKEKAEKQALINSLKPENNKKQSFIDFLRYRALTENQVKVSVVGSNVTAAIGATDSSYGWAELLRKQLQSDTADIGSLRFVNHGYEGYSTSDLLTSKKIDLVIKEKPDLIIFENSLINNHLQSLTIEQTTQDLQNIMAALKTGLPNARIFIMSPNPVVNKDTKNSLGLTYMDYINASKELITKNSWQYIDSISGIEKKLTEENLILVDVLTNDYINPNNKGNWIWFEFLYEFLKSQ, encoded by the coding sequence ATGAAAAAGTTTCTGGTTTTATTTATGGCGGTCCTTTGTATAGCGGTGTTGGTATTCGGTCACACGTATTGGAAAAATAAGAGTAAAGCAGCAGAGATTGAAGGGAGAAGTGCTGTTGAAAAACTACTAGAAAAAGAAAAAGCAGAAAAACAAGCCCTGATAAATAGTTTAAAGCCTGAAAACAATAAAAAGCAGTCCTTTATAGACTTTTTACGTTATAGAGCCCTTACAGAAAATCAAGTTAAAGTTTCAGTTGTTGGTAGTAATGTTACTGCTGCAATTGGGGCAACAGATTCTTCTTATGGTTGGGCAGAACTTTTACGTAAACAATTACAATCAGATACCGCGGACATAGGTTCATTAAGGTTTGTAAACCATGGATATGAAGGATACTCGACATCCGATTTATTAACAAGTAAAAAAATAGATTTAGTAATCAAGGAAAAGCCGGATTTAATTATTTTTGAAAACTCGCTTATTAATAATCATTTGCAGTCATTAACAATTGAACAGACTACACAAGATTTGCAAAACATTATGGCCGCATTAAAGACGGGGCTTCCTAATGCCAGGATTTTTATTATGTCTCCTAATCCGGTTGTTAATAAAGATACTAAAAATAGTTTAGGGCTAACGTATATGGATTATATTAATGCTTCTAAAGAATTAATAACAAAAAATAGCTGGCAATATATTGATAGCATATCTGGAATTGAGAAGAAACTGACAGAAGAAAACCTAATATTAGTAGATGTTCTAACTAATGATTATATTAATCCAAATAATAAGGGTAACTGGATATGGTTTGAATTTTTATATGAATTTTTAAAAAGTCAGTAA
- a CDS encoding CpsD/CapB family tyrosine-protein kinase, giving the protein MKQLLRKSKSRGKRAVNIIAHFNPKSPITEQYRQIRNNINFASVDKEIKSIVVTSPEPSDGKSTTSTNLAIVLSQQGKQVLLVDADLRKPSVHYAFNISNMDGLTSVLTKKISMEEAISNTHIPNLKVLPSGVIPPNPSELLDSKAMEVMMEELKEAFDFVIFDTPPILAVTDSQIMANKCDGVIMVVASGKTRKEIAMKAKTLLEKANAHLLGAVVNGVDLRSGGYYYEYG; this is encoded by the coding sequence GTGAAACAGTTGCTTCGTAAATCAAAAAGTAGAGGGAAAAGAGCGGTTAATATCATTGCCCATTTTAATCCAAAGTCACCAATAACAGAGCAGTATCGTCAAATTAGAAATAATATTAACTTTGCATCCGTTGATAAAGAGATTAAATCTATTGTAGTAACATCACCTGAACCTTCAGATGGGAAGTCTACGACTTCAACTAATTTAGCTATCGTTCTTTCCCAGCAAGGAAAACAAGTGTTACTGGTGGATGCTGACTTAAGAAAACCCTCTGTTCATTATGCGTTTAACATTAGTAATATGGATGGATTAACCAGTGTGTTGACTAAAAAAATTAGTATGGAAGAAGCGATATCAAATACTCATATTCCTAATTTGAAGGTATTACCAAGTGGAGTTATTCCACCCAATCCCTCTGAATTACTAGATTCGAAAGCGATGGAAGTGATGATGGAGGAGCTTAAAGAAGCATTCGATTTTGTCATTTTTGATACACCTCCGATACTAGCTGTTACCGACTCGCAAATTATGGCTAATAAATGCGACGGCGTAATCATGGTGGTAGCCAGTGGGAAAACACGCAAGGAAATAGCGATGAAAGCTAAGACGTTGTTAGAAAAGGCAAACGCACACTTACTTGGTGCGGTAGTAAATGGTGTCGATTTAAGAAGCGGTGGTTACTATTATGAGTATGGATAA
- a CDS encoding helix-turn-helix transcriptional regulator — MIGKNIARLRNQRGYSLSELAELTNISKSYLSNIERNLNKNPSLQIMIKIASVLKVDLITLLQTGLEEDRNLFMEKEWFDFVRELKESGLEKEQIQQYKTVIEFIRWKNENSETKQR, encoded by the coding sequence ATGATTGGAAAAAATATAGCGAGACTACGAAACCAAAGAGGTTACTCCTTATCGGAGCTGGCCGAACTTACGAATATATCAAAATCCTATTTAAGTAACATTGAGCGTAATCTTAATAAGAACCCCTCGCTTCAAATAATGATAAAGATTGCGTCAGTGTTAAAGGTTGATCTTATCACACTTTTACAAACAGGTCTTGAAGAGGATCGTAATTTGTTTATGGAAAAAGAATGGTTCGATTTTGTACGGGAACTAAAGGAATCGGGGCTTGAAAAGGAACAAATACAGCAATATAAAACAGTAATAGAATTTATAAGATGGAAAAATGAAAATTCAGAAACTAAACAAAGATAA